CTTGAAAGACACCCAGGAACGTGATGACACCTTGAGTACACCATCCGCGTGTCCATGGGGGGCATGCCATAACCGTAAGAGGAGGATACGACATGCGACGCACGGGACAGTATCTGATCGCCGCGGGTCTGCTGCTGGCGGCGGTGCCGGCGACGGCGGCGCTGACGCCGGAACAGAAATGCGAGGCCGGGAAGAACCAGGCGGCGGGGAAATACGCCGACTGCCGGCAGAAGGCGGAGGCGGGCCTCGTCAAGAGCGGGGACCTCGCCAAGTACAACACCGCCATCGGCAAGTGCGAGACGAAGTTCCAGGACAAGTGGCAGAAGCTCATCGACGCCGCGACCGCCGCCAGCGCCACCTGCCCGGACGCGCCGCTGGCCGTGTCGGCGTACAAGGACGTAATCGACGAGCACACCGACAACATCGCGCAAGCCCTCGGCGGCGGGGGCCTGGCGGATTGCTCGGGCGACCTCGCCACCTGCACGGCGGAGCTGGCGGCCTGCTACGCCCTGCCGCCGGCCCAGCGGCTGAAGACCGGGCAAACGCTCTGCTACGACGTGAGCGGCACCGTGATCGCCTGTGCCGGCAGTGGCCAGGACGGCGAGTTCCAGAAGGGGGTTGCGCGGGCGTACGTCGACAACGGCGACGGGACGGTGACCGATACGAAGACGGGGCTGATGTGGGAGAAGTTGAGCGCCGACGGCTCGATTCACGACGCCTACAACACCTACACGTGGACCGCGGCGGTGACGACGAAGATCGCGACGCTCAATGGCGGCGGCTTCGCCGGGTATACGGACTGGCGGCTGCCGAACATCAACGAGTTACTGAGCCTGGTCAACTACGGTG
The nucleotide sequence above comes from Candidatus Binatia bacterium. Encoded proteins:
- a CDS encoding DUF1566 domain-containing protein; translation: MRRTGQYLIAAGLLLAAVPATAALTPEQKCEAGKNQAAGKYADCRQKAEAGLVKSGDLAKYNTAIGKCETKFQDKWQKLIDAATAASATCPDAPLAVSAYKDVIDEHTDNIAQALGGGGLADCSGDLATCTAELAACYALPPAQRLKTGQTLCYDVSGTVIACAGSGQDGEFQKGVARAYVDNGDGTVTDTKTGLMWEKLSADGSIHDAYNTYTWTAAVTTKIATLNGGGFAGYTDWRLPNINELLSLVNYGALGPAIDAAFNTACVPSCTVTTCSCTVSSYYWSSTTYRSSPSGAWVVGFGSGDVGAGLKSTNFYVRAVRGGS